One Rosa chinensis cultivar Old Blush chromosome 5, RchiOBHm-V2, whole genome shotgun sequence genomic region harbors:
- the LOC112203462 gene encoding uncharacterized protein LOC112203462, which produces MSRYQDLVRGLMRGFEQLSLVKVPREKNSRVDELAKAASGCTEITNIAKIEVLEGPSIEGIRPRHRVMTIESIPNDWRGRIVNYLEFGIQPDDPTEARKLRMKAARYLVVEEDTTTQTRFGDTH; this is translated from the coding sequence ATGTCTAGGTATCAGGATTTGGTTCGAGGGTTGATGCGCGGGTTCGAGCAACTTTCATTGGTCAAGGTACCTCGTGAGAAGAATTCCCGTGTGGATGAGTTGGCTAAAGCCGCTTCAGGTTGCACGGAGATCACTAACATCGCTAAAATTGAGGTGCTCGAAGGACCAAGTATTGAAGGTATCAGGCCTCGCCATCGGGTCATGACGATCGAGTCAATTCCAAACGACTGGAGAGGTCGAATTGTCAATTACCTTGAATTTGGCATCCAGCCAGATGATCCGACGGAGGCCAGAAAGCTCAGGATGAAGGCTGCGCGGTACCTTGTTGTCGAGGAGGACACTACTACACAAACCAGGTTTGGGGACACCCACTAA